Proteins from a single region of Runella sp. SP2:
- a CDS encoding glycogen synthase, translated as MEKKQKKSLLFEIAWEVCNQVGGIYTVIRSKVPAMVDQWGDEYVCLGPYFPQRALTEYEPITSDDGSGLYQVVQKMREEGLAVEYGYWLITGKPRVVLFDIRSMMPRLDAIKYGLWERHQISTVNVEDLVNQTLCFGEMVRMFLTYYAQDYARKFDITAHFHEWMASSGLPDLRRDDVRVATVFTTHATMLGRYIASNERDFYHKLPYFDWKHEARHYGIEAQATVERLAYLNAHVSTTVSDVTARECEVFLGKTPDLVLPNGLNIQRFAAVHEFQNLHMKYKENIHDFVMGHFFQSYSFNLDKTLYFFTSGRYEFVNKGYDITLEALARLNWKMVQAKMDMTVVMFIVTKQPYHSINPDVLQSRAVLGEIQDTCSAIEKQLGEKLYMASAASSDHNLPDLNQFVDEYWRLRLRRTIQTWKTKRLPPYVTHDLKTPDSITEFCERSGLKNHEQDRVKIVYHPDFIASTNPLFGLDYGQFVRGCHLGIFPSYYEPWGYTPLECVVRGIPTVTSDLSGFGDFIMQIMRDYENRGIYVINRNTQNFDQAADQLANILFKFVKMNLRERIQQRNKVENIAEVFDWNNLRSYYDTAHDLAAKRAHKTRVS; from the coding sequence GTGGAAAAAAAACAAAAAAAGAGTCTCCTCTTTGAAATCGCTTGGGAGGTTTGCAACCAAGTTGGGGGGATTTATACCGTGATAAGAAGCAAGGTCCCTGCCATGGTTGACCAGTGGGGCGACGAATACGTCTGTCTTGGCCCTTATTTCCCACAACGCGCACTCACCGAATATGAACCCATCACGTCGGACGACGGCTCAGGTCTTTACCAAGTTGTTCAAAAAATGCGCGAAGAAGGCTTGGCAGTCGAGTATGGATATTGGCTCATTACGGGCAAACCGCGCGTGGTTTTGTTTGACATTCGTAGCATGATGCCGCGCCTAGATGCCATCAAATATGGCTTGTGGGAACGCCACCAAATCTCGACGGTCAATGTTGAAGACCTCGTCAACCAAACCCTTTGCTTTGGCGAAATGGTGCGGATGTTTTTGACCTATTACGCCCAAGATTACGCTCGTAAGTTTGATATTACGGCTCATTTCCACGAGTGGATGGCAAGTTCGGGATTGCCTGATTTGCGCCGCGACGACGTGCGGGTAGCGACCGTATTTACTACCCATGCCACCATGCTAGGGCGTTATATCGCTTCCAACGAGCGCGATTTTTACCACAAACTCCCTTACTTCGACTGGAAACACGAAGCTCGACACTATGGCATTGAAGCACAAGCGACGGTTGAACGACTCGCGTACTTGAATGCCCACGTCAGCACCACGGTCAGCGACGTAACCGCTCGCGAATGTGAAGTATTTCTTGGAAAAACGCCTGACCTCGTTCTCCCCAACGGCCTTAACATTCAGCGATTTGCGGCTGTCCACGAGTTCCAAAACCTTCACATGAAATACAAGGAGAATATCCACGATTTCGTGATGGGGCATTTCTTCCAAAGCTATTCCTTCAATCTTGATAAAACGCTCTATTTCTTCACGTCGGGGCGGTATGAGTTTGTCAACAAAGGCTACGACATTACCCTTGAAGCCCTAGCGCGCCTCAACTGGAAAATGGTACAAGCCAAAATGGACATGACGGTGGTGATGTTTATCGTAACCAAACAGCCATATCATTCTATTAATCCTGATGTACTCCAATCACGAGCCGTTCTAGGGGAAATTCAGGATACGTGTAGCGCCATCGAAAAACAATTAGGCGAGAAATTGTACATGGCTTCGGCCGCATCGAGCGACCACAATTTACCTGATTTAAACCAGTTTGTGGACGAATACTGGCGCTTGCGTTTACGTCGTACGATTCAGACGTGGAAAACAAAACGCCTTCCGCCGTACGTGACGCACGACTTAAAAACGCCCGATTCTATCACCGAATTCTGCGAGCGTTCGGGACTTAAAAACCACGAGCAAGACCGCGTGAAGATTGTATATCACCCCGACTTTATTGCATCTACCAATCCTCTCTTTGGTTTAGATTATGGGCAATTTGTGCGTGGATGTCACTTAGGTATTTTCCCAAGTTACTACGAACCATGGGGCTATACGCCACTTGAGTGCGTCGTGCGTGGAATTCCGACCGTGACGAGTGATTTGTCTGGTTTTGGGGACTTTATCATGCAAATCATGCGCGACTATGAGAACCGTGGTATTTATGTTATCAATCGTAACACACAGAACTTCGACCAAGCAGCCGACCAACTTGCCAACATTTTATTCAAGTTTGTCAAAATGAACCTCCGCGAACGCATTCAACAGCGTAATAAAGTGGAAAACATTGCCGAAGTGTTCGATTGGAACAACCTCCGTTCGTACTACGACACCGCCCACGACTTGGCCGCCAAAAGAGCACATAAAACAAGAGTTAGCTAG
- a CDS encoding MBL fold metallo-hydrolase, with protein sequence MLVLLVVASLGSVFYFFMYEKFDWKVEGFRSNPDLKTIRADWKGNPVNQQGRFLNDPISPLPAFSELWRWQTETNPQKKEKKTDTFRLTVTKNSDFLHSNEDCVVWLGHATFFIRLNGVTFLTDPVLDSPSFMMKRFSELPVAISDLKNLDYIIVSHDHRDHCDEQSLKALAPQNPNAVYLTGLGVETIFGDWVKSTKIQSAGWFQAYQTDTTKIEVIYLPARHWGRRYLNDTNKNLWGSYLIRANGKSVYFGSDSGYGAHYQELGQMLGGVDVALLGVGAYKPEWFMSASHMGPKDAVKSAHELNAKRLIPMHYGTFDLSDEPLGDPYRVLQELQKKPENQNLIHLAGVGEVVRL encoded by the coding sequence ATGCTGGTACTTCTGGTTGTAGCTTCCTTGGGGAGCGTATTTTATTTTTTTATGTACGAAAAGTTCGACTGGAAGGTTGAGGGCTTTCGTTCAAATCCTGACTTGAAAACCATTCGAGCCGATTGGAAAGGGAACCCTGTCAATCAGCAAGGGCGTTTTTTGAACGATCCCATTTCTCCCCTTCCTGCTTTCAGTGAATTGTGGCGGTGGCAAACGGAAACAAACCCACAAAAGAAAGAAAAGAAAACCGATACATTTCGCCTGACTGTTACCAAAAATTCGGACTTTCTACACTCAAACGAAGATTGTGTGGTATGGCTAGGGCACGCTACGTTTTTTATCCGACTCAATGGGGTTACTTTTTTGACCGACCCCGTACTCGATAGTCCTTCGTTTATGATGAAACGTTTTAGCGAACTTCCCGTGGCGATTTCAGACCTCAAAAATTTGGACTACATCATCGTTTCGCACGACCACCGCGATCACTGCGACGAACAAAGCCTAAAAGCGCTAGCTCCTCAAAACCCCAATGCAGTCTATTTGACTGGTTTGGGGGTAGAGACGATATTTGGAGATTGGGTAAAAAGTACAAAAATTCAATCAGCGGGCTGGTTTCAGGCGTATCAAACCGATACCACAAAAATTGAAGTCATTTATTTGCCTGCGCGTCACTGGGGGCGGCGCTATCTCAACGATACCAACAAAAACCTGTGGGGTTCGTACTTGATTCGGGCCAATGGAAAAAGTGTATATTTTGGGTCAGATTCGGGCTACGGGGCGCATTATCAGGAGTTGGGTCAAATGCTGGGCGGAGTGGATGTAGCGTTGTTGGGCGTAGGTGCGTACAAACCCGAATGGTTTATGTCAGCCAGCCACATGGGTCCCAAAGATGCTGTAAAGTCAGCCCATGAACTTAACGCAAAACGTTTGATTCCGATGCACTACGGAACGTTTGATTTGTCGGATGAACCACTGGGCGATCCTTATCGGGTGTTGCAAGAATTACAGAAAAAGCCCGAAAATCAAAACCTCATTCACTTGGCGGGAGTAGGAGAAGTGGTGAGGCTGTGA
- a CDS encoding DUF6326 family protein, producing the protein MNKKDVLSTIWVFVTINYFYCDLIGLMDASFLKQYLTGQVEGMIISKEFLLYAGILMEIPISMILLSKILPNKANAWTNVAASLVKTLVMVATLFMGTPTIYYLFFAVIEILTTIFVFVYALQWLKTLRVSSPIAA; encoded by the coding sequence ATGAACAAGAAAGACGTATTATCAACGATTTGGGTATTTGTTACCATCAATTACTTCTACTGTGACCTCATTGGCCTCATGGACGCCTCGTTCTTGAAGCAGTACTTGACGGGGCAGGTCGAAGGCATGATTATTTCTAAAGAATTTTTGTTGTATGCGGGAATTTTGATGGAAATTCCCATTTCTATGATTCTCTTGTCAAAAATCTTACCCAACAAGGCCAATGCCTGGACAAACGTTGCGGCGTCGTTGGTAAAAACCCTTGTGATGGTGGCAACGCTATTTATGGGAACACCTACGATTTATTACCTCTTTTTTGCGGTAATTGAGATTTTGACCACGATTTTTGTTTTTGTCTATGCCCTACAATGGCTCAAAACGCTCAGGGTTTCTTCGCCAATCGCCGCCTAA
- a CDS encoding GLPGLI family protein codes for MKKQLLVFLLAVSPLVTVMAQQNEGMVSYDQKINMHKRLQDESMKAMIPEFRTNKMQLSFKGSESLYKAAEQPANEESESTDGNGATVRMVIRVPQNETYRNYDLQKNIEIRELAGQKFLVEDTLKRMPWKLTGETKKIQNYDCMKATMVNKVNNQPIVAWFTEAIPVPSGPASFGGLPGLILEVDVNDGDMVYQTTKIDFKSLTSNDLKAPSGGKKITNAEFNKKRDEYMKEMGASGGGFRIIRN; via the coding sequence ATGAAAAAACAACTCTTAGTATTTCTTTTGGCGGTGAGTCCTTTAGTGACCGTCATGGCCCAGCAAAACGAAGGAATGGTGTCGTACGACCAAAAAATCAACATGCACAAACGCCTCCAAGATGAATCGATGAAGGCCATGATTCCTGAATTTCGTACCAACAAAATGCAGCTTAGTTTTAAAGGTAGCGAATCGCTCTACAAAGCCGCCGAACAACCAGCCAATGAAGAATCGGAAAGTACCGACGGTAATGGTGCAACGGTACGGATGGTGATTCGGGTTCCACAAAACGAGACCTATCGTAATTATGATTTGCAAAAAAACATCGAAATTCGTGAATTAGCGGGGCAAAAGTTTTTGGTAGAAGATACCCTCAAACGGATGCCGTGGAAATTGACGGGCGAAACCAAGAAAATTCAGAACTACGACTGCATGAAAGCCACGATGGTGAACAAAGTCAACAATCAGCCAATCGTAGCGTGGTTTACCGAAGCAATTCCAGTTCCAAGCGGCCCTGCTAGTTTTGGTGGACTTCCTGGCTTAATTTTGGAAGTTGATGTCAACGATGGTGACATGGTATACCAAACCACCAAAATTGACTTCAAAAGCCTCACAAGTAACGATTTAAAAGCGCCATCAGGAGGCAAGAAAATCACCAATGCCGAGTTTAACAAGAAGCGCGACGAGTACATGAAAGAAATGGGTGCTTCGGGAGGCGGTTTTCGGATTATTCGGAATTAA
- a CDS encoding outer membrane beta-barrel family protein yields the protein MKNYVHVLVLVLISSAAFAQKISIKGALRDSANRPLDGATVMLLDGKDTSLVSFARSQSTGAFEFKNLANEAYFLKITYVGLQPVQQNIASQTSEVLDLGFIKMLPIPKDLNEVVVKGERDPVKIKQDTIEYNAGSFKVQPNAVVEDLLKRLPGVEVERDGTVKAQGQQVRRVMVDGKEFFGRDPKMATKNLPADAVDKVQVFDRKSDQSQFTGIDDGQREKTINLTLKEEKKKGMFGMATAGLGPDSRYSVKANLNRFSKKRQFSFLGMANNINQQGFSIDDYMNFTGAAQRMMAGGGIRLQFNSDDDAIIPLNFNGRNNGFVKSGGLGINYNDQLSKKTELQSSYFYNQLDQLIDRETNRESFLPTGSFVSKQNTAQNTTNNTHRASWTIDHKIDSLNSLKWTNNANYAQNSANTGSSSSTTNANGLLENEGTRQSFSKGNTFRLNSELLWRHKFAKKGRTLSTNLTFGVEQSDRNGNLQAVNSFYAPSGAKNRVDTLRQTNTQTNDRQSYGLTASYTEPLGKRRFLELNYALNLTQNDVNRQVFDVNGDGRLPRFNALLSNQFRNDFIYQRGGFNLRFNGKKHNFSTGLSVQQSTLDGELILQNTQIKRSFTNLLPNLRYQYNFSTSRNLSLTYDADVREPSIQQLSPIVDNSDPLNIVLGNPNLRPEYNHRLNLNFFNFNQLNFSNFFAFANFTYTANRITNAQQVDANLVRTYRPVNVKDDYTLNANLSKGFRIKALNTRVNFSSNLLLNRGITPVNDVDNRTRRLESRNTLRLEYRFKEFFDISSSGSITYNQTAYSLNSALNQSFVNQRYDVEGNFKLTKSLNLSSSLDYSIYNFAGSSFNQKVPIWNASISQFFLKNKRGELKFSVVDMLNRNVGINRTAQANFVQDERIRSLGRYYLLSFTYSLKNLLGGAPSGGIRVIQRG from the coding sequence ATGAAAAACTATGTACATGTTTTAGTACTTGTCCTGATTTCAAGTGCTGCTTTTGCCCAAAAAATCAGCATCAAAGGCGCCCTGCGCGACTCAGCCAACCGACCATTGGACGGTGCCACCGTGATGCTCCTCGACGGGAAAGACACGTCGTTGGTTTCTTTTGCTCGTTCTCAAAGTACGGGAGCGTTCGAGTTTAAAAACTTGGCCAACGAAGCCTATTTTCTTAAAATAACCTACGTTGGCTTACAGCCCGTTCAGCAAAACATTGCCTCCCAAACAAGCGAAGTCCTTGACCTTGGTTTTATTAAAATGTTACCCATTCCCAAAGACCTCAACGAGGTGGTGGTCAAAGGAGAACGTGACCCTGTAAAGATTAAACAAGATACCATTGAATACAATGCGGGGTCGTTTAAGGTACAACCCAACGCCGTCGTGGAAGATTTGCTCAAACGCCTTCCTGGCGTGGAAGTAGAGCGCGACGGAACGGTAAAAGCCCAAGGACAGCAAGTACGCCGCGTGATGGTGGATGGCAAAGAGTTTTTTGGGCGCGACCCCAAAATGGCGACCAAAAACCTTCCTGCCGATGCCGTGGATAAAGTACAGGTATTTGATCGCAAGTCGGATCAATCGCAGTTTACAGGCATCGACGACGGCCAACGAGAAAAAACCATCAATCTGACGCTCAAAGAAGAGAAGAAAAAAGGAATGTTTGGGATGGCTACGGCGGGTTTAGGCCCCGACAGCCGCTATTCGGTGAAGGCCAACCTCAACCGATTTAGCAAAAAACGCCAATTCTCTTTTTTGGGAATGGCCAACAACATCAATCAGCAAGGTTTTTCCATCGACGATTACATGAATTTTACGGGGGCTGCCCAAAGAATGATGGCAGGTGGGGGAATTCGCCTACAATTTAACTCCGACGACGACGCCATTATTCCCCTCAATTTTAACGGTCGTAACAATGGTTTTGTCAAATCGGGTGGGTTAGGAATCAATTACAACGACCAGCTCAGCAAAAAAACGGAGCTTCAAAGCAGTTATTTCTACAACCAACTCGACCAACTCATTGACAGAGAAACCAATAGAGAATCGTTTCTCCCTACGGGTAGTTTTGTATCGAAACAGAACACCGCCCAAAATACGACCAACAACACCCACCGAGCCAGCTGGACGATTGACCATAAAATTGACTCACTCAACTCCCTCAAATGGACGAATAATGCCAACTACGCCCAAAACAGTGCCAACACGGGTAGCAGCTCCAGCACCACCAACGCCAATGGGTTATTGGAAAACGAGGGTACGCGCCAGTCTTTTTCCAAAGGCAATACCTTTCGGTTGAACTCAGAGTTGTTGTGGCGTCATAAGTTTGCAAAAAAAGGACGTACACTTTCTACCAACCTCACCTTTGGGGTAGAACAAAGCGATCGTAACGGGAACCTTCAAGCCGTCAATTCATTCTATGCGCCGTCGGGAGCGAAAAACCGCGTGGATACCCTGCGCCAAACCAATACCCAAACCAACGACCGCCAAAGTTATGGGCTTACGGCTTCCTACACGGAGCCTTTGGGAAAACGTCGCTTTTTGGAATTAAATTATGCCCTCAATTTGACCCAAAACGACGTCAACCGACAAGTCTTTGACGTCAACGGCGACGGCCGCTTGCCTCGATTCAATGCGCTGTTGAGCAATCAATTCCGTAATGATTTTATCTATCAACGAGGCGGTTTTAACCTGCGTTTCAACGGCAAAAAACACAACTTTTCGACGGGGTTAAGCGTGCAGCAATCGACCTTGGACGGGGAATTGATTTTACAAAATACCCAAATCAAACGCTCGTTTACCAATCTTTTGCCCAACCTCCGTTACCAATATAATTTCTCAACCAGCCGTAACCTCAGCCTTACCTACGACGCCGACGTGCGTGAGCCGAGTATTCAGCAACTTTCCCCGATTGTTGACAACAGCGACCCGCTTAACATTGTCTTGGGAAACCCCAACTTACGTCCCGAATACAACCATCGCCTGAATCTCAACTTTTTCAATTTCAACCAGTTGAACTTTAGCAATTTCTTTGCGTTTGCCAATTTTACCTACACCGCTAACCGCATTACCAACGCCCAGCAAGTAGATGCAAACTTGGTGCGAACCTACCGCCCCGTTAATGTCAAAGACGACTATACATTAAACGCCAACTTATCGAAAGGCTTCCGCATTAAGGCACTCAATACGCGGGTGAATTTTAGTAGCAATTTGCTCCTCAACCGTGGCATCACTCCCGTCAATGATGTCGATAATCGCACGCGCCGCCTCGAAAGCCGCAACACCCTCCGTTTGGAATACCGCTTTAAAGAGTTTTTTGACATTTCGAGCAGCGGAAGCATCACGTACAACCAAACGGCCTATTCGCTCAATAGCGCTCTAAATCAATCGTTTGTCAACCAACGCTACGACGTAGAAGGAAACTTTAAACTCACCAAGTCGCTCAACCTAAGCTCGTCGCTCGATTACAGTATTTACAACTTTGCGGGTTCGTCGTTCAACCAAAAAGTACCCATTTGGAACGCTTCTATCTCACAGTTTTTCTTGAAAAACAAACGGGGAGAACTCAAATTCTCGGTTGTAGATATGCTCAATCGCAACGTGGGTATCAACCGAACGGCGCAGGCAAATTTTGTTCAAGATGAGCGCATTCGTTCGCTCGGACGCTACTATTTGCTAAGCTTTACTTACAGCCTCAAAAACCTACTGGGCGGCGCGCCTTCAGGCGGTATTCGAGTGATTCAACGAGGATAG
- a CDS encoding response regulator transcription factor has protein sequence MSTKILYVEDEPFLGKIVKESLESRGFEVCMVADGREVITQFKSFRPTICVLDIMLPYRDGYALAQDIRQLQPDMPIIFLTAKTQTEDVLKGFQVGGNDFIRKPFSMEELIVRIQNLLFLTQQKAASSAASTPSQAIALGQYQFLPHRYELHQAGNVRKLSHRETELLSILTENLNFTVQRRDILLRVWGDDSFFNSRNLDVYITRLRDYFRDDSTLEIITLKGVGYLFKA, from the coding sequence ATGTCAACCAAAATTCTCTACGTCGAAGACGAACCATTTTTAGGAAAAATTGTAAAGGAAAGCCTCGAAAGCCGCGGGTTTGAGGTCTGTATGGTTGCCGACGGGAGGGAAGTTATTACTCAATTTAAATCGTTTCGTCCGACTATTTGTGTGCTCGACATTATGCTACCCTACCGCGACGGGTACGCATTGGCACAAGATATTCGGCAATTACAACCCGATATGCCCATCATTTTTTTGACGGCCAAAACCCAAACCGAAGACGTTTTGAAGGGCTTTCAAGTGGGTGGCAATGATTTTATCCGAAAACCATTCAGCATGGAAGAACTTATCGTGCGGATTCAGAATTTGCTTTTCCTTACTCAACAAAAAGCTGCTTCTTCTGCGGCCTCCACACCCAGCCAAGCCATCGCCCTTGGCCAATACCAATTTTTACCACACCGCTACGAACTTCACCAAGCAGGAAACGTTCGGAAACTCTCCCACCGCGAAACCGAACTGCTTTCTATTTTGACCGAAAATCTCAACTTCACCGTACAGCGTCGCGACATCCTTTTGCGCGTTTGGGGCGACGACTCCTTTTTTAATTCACGCAACCTTGACGTCTATATCACCCGCCTCCGCGACTACTTCCGCGACGATTCCACCCTCGAAATCATTACCCTCAAAGGAGTTGGTTATCTTTTTAAAGCTTAA
- a CDS encoding Crp/Fnr family transcriptional regulator, whose product MKNQLVEYFSKISPLSPEEAAAIADSAIIKTFEKGTFLLQEGQTATSTFFVFQGLVRQYSLVDGEEKTTAFFTEGQWIISLSSFDTPKPSPHYWVCDEACVLLIGNDAAAQSLFKIHPRLEFIARKIVENTFAEFQATVTTYLTDTPEQRYLRLLETRPSLIQRIPQYQLASYIGVKPESLSRIRRRLAKKP is encoded by the coding sequence ATGAAAAACCAACTGGTTGAGTATTTTTCCAAGATTTCGCCTCTTTCGCCCGAAGAAGCCGCGGCCATTGCGGACAGCGCAATCATCAAAACGTTTGAAAAAGGGACGTTTTTGCTCCAAGAGGGGCAAACGGCCACTTCTACTTTTTTTGTATTTCAAGGACTTGTACGGCAATATAGCCTCGTGGACGGTGAAGAAAAAACGACCGCTTTTTTCACCGAAGGCCAATGGATTATTTCACTCAGTAGTTTTGACACGCCCAAACCTTCCCCTCATTATTGGGTATGCGACGAAGCTTGTGTCTTGCTTATTGGCAACGACGCAGCCGCGCAGTCGTTATTTAAGATACACCCTCGTCTTGAATTTATTGCCCGAAAAATTGTCGAAAATACCTTCGCCGAATTTCAAGCGACCGTCACTACCTACCTTACCGATACCCCCGAACAACGTTACCTGCGCCTGCTCGAAACACGGCCTAGCCTTATCCAACGCATCCCGCAATACCAGCTTGCCAGTTACATCGGCGTCAAGCCCGAGTCATTGAGCAGAATTAGGCGGCGATTGGCGAAGAAACCCTGA
- a CDS encoding aminotransferase class IV has product MHCYFNGAIMPVEQASVNINDLGLLRGYGLFDYFRTYNGVPFQWDGYWARFVRSAEVLHLRVPLTQAQTAEILAELHRLSGQPDVAFRFVLTGGYSPDSVSVVEPNWLIIAENLPKDNPEGRVRGIKVLPFEFVRDLPELKSTNYLHMIRLAAEMKSQGAADLLYYKDGEVSELTRSNFFIFKGDTLVTADKNILHGITRRVVLELAEKEFKVEVRPLLVSELEEADEAFTTSTTKWVMPVVQIGRQIVGDGKPGPRTLKLLAQFEALVNGYGK; this is encoded by the coding sequence ATGCATTGTTACTTCAACGGCGCTATTATGCCTGTCGAGCAGGCTTCTGTCAACATCAACGATTTGGGACTGTTGCGCGGCTACGGCCTTTTTGATTATTTCCGTACCTACAACGGCGTTCCTTTTCAGTGGGACGGATACTGGGCGCGTTTTGTCCGTTCGGCGGAGGTACTGCATTTGCGCGTACCATTGACCCAAGCCCAAACGGCCGAAATTTTGGCAGAACTCCATCGCTTATCGGGACAACCCGACGTTGCGTTTCGTTTTGTGCTGACGGGCGGGTATTCGCCTGATAGTGTGAGTGTTGTCGAGCCTAACTGGTTGATTATTGCCGAAAATTTGCCCAAAGACAACCCCGAAGGACGTGTGCGGGGCATCAAGGTACTTCCTTTTGAGTTTGTGCGTGATTTGCCCGAGCTTAAAAGCACGAATTACCTGCACATGATTCGCTTGGCGGCTGAGATGAAGTCACAAGGAGCGGCGGATTTGCTTTACTACAAAGACGGCGAAGTAAGTGAGTTGACGCGCAGTAACTTCTTTATTTTTAAAGGAGATACGTTGGTAACGGCCGATAAAAATATCTTGCACGGAATCACGCGCAGGGTGGTGTTAGAACTTGCCGAAAAAGAGTTTAAGGTAGAAGTTCGACCGTTGTTGGTGTCAGAATTGGAAGAGGCCGACGAAGCCTTCACGACAAGTACCACCAAATGGGTCATGCCTGTGGTGCAAATTGGGCGTCAGATAGTGGGCGACGGCAAACCTGGGCCACGTACGCTCAAATTACTGGCTCAGTTTGAAGCATTGGTCAACGGCTATGGGAAATAG
- a CDS encoding sensor histidine kinase KdpD, which produces MSKKTQNTLSSGSYATRTGGLLMVASMLLLAAFLVFWLRKEYQEQKSILQKETDIVFRTTIQSMEDSVIQRKISAPIDSIKTLTTKTTLKKKAFPKATVRASSKVENFTPPIPAYTIIKSNKTFKDTNASVYRFTSRFNAPHLKDSSVFAKDKFHEVLMNTKPKDIRAIRVNQVGNITITTMTIQDTSATGKSDIMFVRSLPKTDTLQDMVGKVARAFIRLNVPKDSIRQPSDFKQIGNIKISIRKTETESKKQELGLSTVKSTTASEKQFVIRFDEDSIQLNDIKQVYERQIRQARLPLPFKVIRKKTTDTTATSDSLASLATSAVKTALPMGSTYRAVFADYQGYLLKKIIPQSLFSFLLLAITGLAFGAIYRNLQQQRRLTELKNDFISNMTHELKTPIATVSVAIEALQNFGAAQNPKLTQEYLEISKNELSRLTLLVDKVLKMATFEQQGLQLNQEELDAAQLVEQVLQSMKIQFEKFRANVQFTTQGSNFLLTADRVHLTNVIYNLLDNALKYSENTPEITLQLSETPTQLTLTVSDEGIGIPAEYQTRVFDKFFRVPTGDTHNVKGYGLGLNYVASVVQQHQGTISVNSEAGKGSTFTITLPKA; this is translated from the coding sequence ATGAGCAAAAAAACGCAAAATACGTTATCGTCGGGGTCGTACGCTACCCGCACAGGAGGGCTGCTTATGGTCGCTAGTATGCTATTACTAGCGGCCTTTCTGGTATTTTGGCTGCGTAAAGAATACCAAGAACAAAAAAGTATCCTACAAAAAGAAACCGATATTGTCTTCCGAACCACCATTCAAAGCATGGAAGATTCGGTCATTCAGCGGAAGATTTCTGCGCCTATTGACTCCATCAAAACCCTAACGACAAAAACCACTCTCAAAAAAAAGGCTTTTCCTAAAGCAACCGTGAGAGCTTCGTCTAAAGTAGAAAACTTTACACCGCCGATTCCTGCTTACACTATCATCAAATCTAACAAAACGTTTAAAGATACTAACGCTTCTGTTTATCGTTTCACTTCCCGCTTTAACGCTCCTCACCTCAAAGACAGCAGTGTTTTCGCAAAAGATAAGTTTCATGAAGTGTTGATGAATACCAAACCGAAGGACATACGTGCCATTCGAGTTAATCAGGTTGGAAATATTACGATTACCACCATGACTATTCAAGATACTTCTGCGACGGGGAAGTCAGACATTATGTTTGTGCGTTCTTTACCCAAAACAGATACCCTACAAGATATGGTGGGAAAAGTCGCGAGGGCATTTATTCGTCTCAATGTCCCTAAAGACAGTATTCGTCAGCCATCCGATTTTAAACAAATCGGTAATATCAAAATATCCATTCGTAAAACGGAAACGGAAAGCAAGAAACAAGAATTGGGACTCTCTACTGTAAAAAGTACCACTGCCTCAGAAAAGCAGTTCGTCATTCGTTTCGACGAAGATTCGATCCAGCTCAACGACATAAAGCAAGTCTATGAGCGTCAAATTCGGCAAGCACGCCTTCCTTTGCCGTTTAAGGTCATTCGTAAGAAAACAACCGATACCACCGCTACCTCCGACTCGCTGGCCTCCCTCGCCACGTCGGCCGTAAAAACAGCCCTGCCGATGGGAAGTACTTATCGCGCCGTTTTTGCTGACTATCAAGGATATTTGTTAAAAAAAATCATTCCCCAAAGTCTATTTTCGTTCCTTTTGTTGGCCATCACGGGCTTGGCTTTTGGGGCTATTTACCGAAACTTACAGCAGCAACGCCGATTGACCGAGCTGAAAAATGATTTTATCAGCAATATGACCCACGAGCTAAAAACGCCCATTGCTACGGTGAGTGTTGCCATCGAAGCATTGCAAAATTTTGGCGCTGCTCAAAACCCCAAGTTGACCCAAGAATACCTCGAAATCTCTAAAAATGAGCTTAGTCGGCTGACGCTTTTGGTGGACAAAGTACTAAAGATGGCAACTTTCGAGCAACAAGGTTTGCAGCTTAATCAAGAGGAGTTGGATGCCGCGCAATTGGTCGAGCAAGTGCTTCAATCCATGAAAATTCAGTTTGAGAAATTCCGCGCCAACGTGCAGTTTACAACCCAAGGCAGCAACTTTTTACTCACCGCTGACCGCGTTCATTTGACCAACGTTATTTATAATTTATTAGACAACGCCCTGAAATACAGCGAAAATACTCCCGAAATCACCTTACAGTTGTCTGAAACACCCACCCAACTTACCCTCACCGTTAGCGACGAGGGCATTGGCATCCCCGCTGAATACCAAACCCGTGTTTTCGATAAATTTTTCCGCGTACCCACGGGCGACACCCACAACGTCAAAGGCTACGGTTTGGGACTCAACTACGTCGCTTCGGTAGTACAACAGCATCAGGGAACGATTTCCGTGAACAGCGAAGCAGGAAAAGGCAGTACATTTACCATTACATTACCCAAAGCGTAA